Proteins from one Podospora pseudocomata strain CBS 415.72m chromosome 4, whole genome shotgun sequence genomic window:
- a CDS encoding hypothetical protein (SMCOG1005:Drug resistance transporter; SMCOG1005: EmrB/QacA; COG:U; EggNog:ENOG503NZ12; antiSMASH:Cluster_4) → MITTCRSLTRKGEVPISSPFVSTCHYPSPTLPHLMDDPTPANNTEIAALGNGRDMEKVEKSSPSRSSSPQQALTAEDEPQRKITGARWAAFVISTLTAIFVYSLDNTIVANIIPVVVNDLNGVDKLPWLSVGFMIGGMATILPFGRLYTMYDSKWVYIISFVFFLAGSALCGAAPNIDAEIIGRVMAGAGGNGMYVGLQVLMSMHTTDKERPTYLSYVGGTWGVGTVCGPAVGGAFSLYNWRWGFYINLLFGAILLPTYLFVIPSANPLPNKKQSEKLALMDWVGVIISIGAMATIVMAINLGGVQFPWNSGSIVALFVVSGVLWIAFALQQSFCLFTTEHKRLFPVPMLKQKMPVLLFIACAGGSAACYMSTYWIPIYFQFSKGDSAIYTALRLLPFILALITIMPVSGHLISRWGWYKPWFVGGSALTLITAALMAHYINGGTPVGAFYVIELFLAFGIGAYAQNAFAVVQSVVAPKDAPYGLALMLVGQLTGITFGLSISGAVFINTATSGLHDALPQIPVEELSHVVAGASNQVFESLSLEQRSRALEIIVQSWNKTFICVYVAAAASLISSVFFKNTKANVNTAAVVL, encoded by the exons ATGATTACTACGTGTCGTTCCTTAACAAGGAAAGGTGAAGTCCCAATCAGCTCGCCGTTCGTTTCGACTTGCCACTATCCGTCTCCTACCCTACCACACCTCATGGACGATCCAACTCCCGCCAACAACACGGAAATTGCTGCTTTGGGGAATGGGAGAGATATGGAGAAAGTGGAGaaatcctccccttctcgtTCCTCATCCCCTCAGCAAGCTTTGACTGCAGAAGATGAGCCGCAACGAAAAATAACCGGTGCCCGC TGGGCAGCTTTTGTTATCAGCACCTTGACGGCTATCTTCGTCTACTCGTTGGACAACACTATCGTTGCCAACATCATTCCG GTCGTTGTTAACGATCTCAACGGAGTTGACAAGCTACCATGGCTGTCCGTCGG ATTTATGATCGGGGGGATGGCAACTATCCTCCCATTCGGAAGACTTTACACAATGTATGATTCCAAATGGGTTTACATCATATCttttgtcttcttcctcgccggctCGGCACTTTGCGGCGCAGCACCAAACATTGATGCTGAAATCATTGGTCGTGTCATGGCCGGTGCCGGTGGGAACGGGATGTATGTCGGTCTTCAGGTACTCATGTCTATGCATACTACGGATAAGGAGCGTCCCACATACCTTAGCTACGT CGGAGGCACCTGGGGCGTAGGAACCGTTTGTGGTCCAGCTGTCGGAGGCGCCTTCTCGTTGTACAACTGGCGATGGGGGTTCTACATCAATCTCCTTTTCGGGGCTATCCTTCTGCCTACCTATCTCTTCGTCATCCCCTCGGCCAACCCGTTGCCGAACAAAAAGCAGTCTGAAAAGCTCGCTCTCATGGACTGGGTTGgcgtcatcatcagcattGGCGCCATGGCAACCATCGTCATGGCTATCAATCTAGGCGGAGTGCAATTCCCCTGGAACAGTGGCTCGATCGTCGCATTATTCGTCGTCAGCGGTGTTCTTTGGATCGCATTCGCTCTCCAGCAGTCGTTTTGTCTCTTCACGACGGAGCATAAACGTCTGTTTCCTGTGCCCATGCTGAAGCAGAAGATGCCGGTATTGCTTTTCATTGCCTGCGCTGGCGGCTCTGCGGCTTGCTACATGTCTACATACTGGATTCCCATCTACTTCCAGTTTTCCAAGGGAGACTCAGCAATCTATACGGCTCTTCGACTGCTGCCATTCATCCTCGCGCTTATCACGATAATGCCCGTGAGTGGACACCTGATAAGCAGATGGGGTTGGTATAAACCTTGGTTCGTAGGAGGAAGTGCTTTGACTCTTATCACAGCTGCACTCATGG CCCACTACATCAATGGGGGCACACCGGTTGGTGCCTTTTATGTCATCGAGCTGTTCTTGGCCTTTGGAATTGGCGCCTATGCACAAAATGCATTTGCCGTCGTTCAGTCAGTTGTCGCCCCCAAAGACGCACCCTATGGGCTCGCCCTCATGCTCGTTG GGCAACTGACGGGAATCACGTTTGGTCTCTCCATCAGTGGTGCCGTATTCATcaacacagcaacaagcGGACTTCATGATGCGCTACCACAGATTCCCGTCGAGGAGTTGTCGCATGTCGTTGCTGGAGCTAGCAACCAGGTCTTTGAGTCATTGTCACTCGAGCAACGATCACGCGCCCTCGAGATTATTGTCCAGTCCTGGAATAAGACTTTCATCTGTGTTTACGTCGCTGCTGCAGCCAGTTTAATTTCGTCGGTATTCTTCAAG AACACCAAAGCCAATGTCAACACCGCCGCTGTGGTTCTATGA